In the Planctomycetaceae bacterium genome, GCGGTCCGGAACTGAGCCGTGTCCTGGATGCCTCGGTTCCGGCACACGGGAAAACCGAAGGCTTTCGACGGAATCAAGCGTCCGAAATCGACAACAACTGCTTGCCGTCGACGTCGGAATTCTCGGATGCGGCGACAGCTTCCGTGACCTGTTCCAGAGACCAGGTGCGGCCGATAGTCGTCGCCAGAATTCCGTCGCGAATCAGTCTTTCAATACGTCGGAACAGACGCAGCTTCCTCGCGAGTCCGATGCCGGCCATGTAACGGCTCAGCCAGAACCCTTCGATCGTCGCCGCCTGAGTCATCAGGTCTCGAGAACCGAACTGCAGCGGCTGCGGGCTGAGCGTACCGTAGACCAGCATCCGGCCTCCCGGCCCCAGCGACCTAACCACCGCTGACCCTGTTGCTCCGCCGACGGGGTCGATCGCGTAGCGCACTCCCTGGTCGCCGACGATCTGCCGCAGCGAATCCCGTAGGTCGTCGGCTTTGTGATGTTCCGGATCGAACACGACGACCTGATTCGCACCTTCGGCCTTCAGTTCAGCAGCCTGAGCTTCCCGACGAACCACATTGACGGTGCGGAAGCCGCAATGATTCCCAAGGCGAATCACCATGCGTC is a window encoding:
- a CDS encoding zinc-dependent alcohol dehydrogenase family protein, encoding MKTIQFPVTGEPRDVLQCVDASVPQPKHGQVLVRMLASPVNPSDMMFIRGIYGVQPQLPATPGFEGVGIVEGSGGGLRGRLFKGKRVVVLNQSGGNWAEYAIAPADRVIPVSSHLSVEQAATFFVNPATAWVMTREVLKVPQGAWLLQTAAGSSLGRMVIRLGNHCGFRTVNVVRREAQAAELKAEGANQVVVFDPEHHKADDLRDSLRQIVGDQGVRYAIDPVGGATGSAVVRSLGPGGRMLVYGTLSPQPLQFGSRDLMTQAATIEGFWLSRYMAGIGLARKLRLFRRIERLIRDGILATTIGRTWSLEQVTEAVAASENSDVDGKQLLSISDA